A DNA window from Mesorhizobium sp. C432A contains the following coding sequences:
- a CDS encoding aldehyde dehydrogenase, translated as MDIGLLIDGDKRDASGSASYERMDPFTGKLATRAAAASIADANAAVEAAAAAFKTWSKTGPGERRALLSKAADVMDSKVGEFTKLMMEETGATGPWAGFNVMLAAKMLREAAAMTTQISGEVIPSDKPGTLAMAIRQPAGVCLGIAPWNAPVILGTRAIAMPIACGNTVVLKASEMCPGTHRLIGQVLVEAGLPKGVINVVTNDPKDAATIVEALVAHPAVRRVNFTGSTKVGRIIAELAGRHLKPALLELGGKAPLVVLDDADIDAAVNAATFGAYMHQGQICMSTERLVVDEKVADEFVAKLAARAAQLPAGDPRGHVVLGSLISDQAADKMEELVADAVAKGARLVAGGKRTGTVVEATLLDHVTPAMRVYSEESFGPVKPVIRVKGEDEAVRVANDTEYGLSSAVFSRDIRRAMAVAARIEAGICHINGPTVGDEAQMPFGGVKGSGYGRFGGKASIAEFTDLRWLTIEDPGQHYPF; from the coding sequence ATGGACATCGGACTTCTGATCGACGGCGATAAAAGGGATGCCTCCGGCTCAGCCTCTTACGAGCGCATGGACCCGTTCACCGGCAAGCTGGCGACCCGCGCTGCCGCAGCCAGCATCGCCGACGCCAATGCCGCGGTCGAAGCCGCTGCTGCCGCTTTCAAGACGTGGTCGAAGACCGGTCCGGGCGAGCGCCGCGCTTTGCTGTCCAAGGCGGCCGATGTCATGGACTCCAAGGTCGGCGAATTCACCAAATTGATGATGGAAGAAACCGGCGCGACCGGCCCCTGGGCCGGCTTCAACGTCATGCTCGCCGCCAAAATGCTGCGCGAGGCAGCCGCCATGACGACGCAGATTTCGGGCGAGGTCATTCCCTCCGACAAGCCCGGCACGCTGGCCATGGCGATCCGCCAGCCGGCCGGCGTCTGCCTCGGCATCGCGCCGTGGAATGCACCGGTCATCCTCGGAACCCGTGCCATCGCCATGCCGATCGCCTGCGGCAACACGGTTGTGCTGAAAGCCTCCGAAATGTGCCCAGGCACACACCGGCTGATCGGCCAGGTGCTGGTCGAGGCCGGCCTGCCCAAGGGCGTCATCAATGTCGTCACCAATGATCCCAAGGACGCAGCGACAATCGTCGAGGCACTGGTCGCGCACCCTGCAGTCAGGCGTGTCAACTTCACCGGCTCGACCAAGGTCGGCAGGATCATTGCCGAACTCGCCGGCCGTCACTTGAAGCCGGCGCTGCTCGAACTCGGCGGCAAGGCGCCGCTGGTCGTGCTCGACGATGCCGACATCGACGCCGCGGTCAATGCCGCGACCTTCGGCGCCTACATGCATCAGGGCCAGATCTGCATGTCGACCGAGCGTCTGGTCGTCGATGAAAAGGTCGCCGACGAATTCGTCGCCAAGCTCGCCGCCCGCGCCGCGCAGCTGCCTGCCGGCGACCCGCGCGGCCATGTCGTGCTCGGTTCGCTGATCAGCGACCAAGCCGCCGACAAGATGGAAGAACTGGTTGCCGACGCCGTCGCCAAGGGCGCCAGGCTTGTGGCCGGCGGCAAGCGCACCGGAACCGTGGTCGAGGCGACATTGCTCGACCACGTGACGCCGGCGATGCGCGTCTATTCGGAAGAATCCTTCGGCCCGGTCAAGCCGGTGATCCGCGTCAAGGGCGAGGACGAAGCGGTACGTGTCGCCAACGATACCGAATACGGCCTGTCTTCAGCCGTGTTCAGCCGCGACATCCGCCGTGCCATGGCGGTCGCCGCGCGCATCGAAGCCGGTATCTGCCACATCAACGGCCCGACCGTCGGCGATGAGGCGCAAATGCCGTTCGGCGGCGTCAAGGGTTCAGGCTACGGCCGCTTCGGCGGCAAGGCCTCGATCGCCGAGTTCACCGACCTGCGCTGGCTAACCATCGAGGATCCGGGGCAGCACTATCCGTTTTGA
- a CDS encoding coniferyl-alcohol dehydrogenase: MLFGKTILITGVASGIGARTAELAGQLGADVIGVDVREPAASAGSFVKADISSKAGVDDLLGRLPQRIDALCNVAGLPGNTGAVSTLAVNFYGLRALSEGLAPRLREGGAVVNVASIAGYGWRANLNRAASMVGIEGFPDVAEVVADHQVKNEEGYSVSKELLLLWTQSAAHQDLFRSRGIRVNAVSPGPVETPILKQFRNVLGDARVDSDIARVGRAGTSGDIAPVVLFLCSDGARWVNGANVPVDGGLEASINAEVLGF, translated from the coding sequence CAACTGGGCGCTGACGTGATCGGCGTCGACGTGCGTGAACCGGCAGCATCGGCCGGCAGTTTCGTCAAGGCTGACATCTCATCCAAGGCCGGCGTCGACGATCTCCTCGGGCGCCTGCCGCAGCGCATCGATGCGCTCTGCAATGTCGCCGGCCTCCCCGGCAACACCGGTGCGGTGTCGACACTGGCCGTCAACTTCTACGGCCTGCGCGCGCTCTCGGAAGGCCTCGCACCCAGACTTCGTGAAGGCGGCGCCGTGGTCAACGTCGCCTCGATCGCCGGCTATGGCTGGCGCGCCAATCTCAACCGCGCGGCATCGATGGTCGGCATCGAAGGCTTTCCCGATGTGGCGGAGGTGGTCGCCGACCATCAGGTGAAGAACGAGGAAGGCTATTCCGTTTCCAAGGAGCTGCTGCTGTTGTGGACGCAGAGCGCCGCGCATCAGGACCTGTTCAGGAGCCGCGGCATCCGCGTCAATGCAGTGAGCCCCGGCCCGGTCGAGACGCCGATCCTCAAACAGTTCCGCAATGTGCTGGGCGACGCCCGCGTCGATAGCGACATCGCCCGTGTCGGCCGCGCCGGCACATCGGGCGACATCGCGCCTGTCGTGCTGTTCCTGTGCTCGGACGGCGCACGCTGGGTCAACGGCGCCAATGTGCCGGTTGACGGTGGGCTTGAAGCATCGATCAATGCCGAGGTGCTCGGCTTCTAG